The Hyperolius riggenbachi isolate aHypRig1 chromosome 3, aHypRig1.pri, whole genome shotgun sequence genome window below encodes:
- the LOC137563216 gene encoding uncharacterized protein — MDARKLQDQETSDLSDSSNRSRSCLVCKVVLPTSWTKASCQGCITKLINDENTASCKEFMTTMRHEMVETFRAFRENLPTGSAPVVPPVAVIPKENPKPRKALVKTTRRLISSDEEEEEEIQDVLPGGQVNRDLSQDDMSDQSDTDEKLMFSRFRFPVEETDELVRAIHTTLNINQTTPAPVSIHDKLYSGMDPTPHLNFPVHPSTKNLINTQWKYPEKKLFISRGFRKRFPFSEEDAKLWEGCPKLDAAFSLMNRENELAFEDLGFLKDPADKKIDLSLKKAYTAAVTNFKPAAATTCVSRTTLLWIERVEELVKTDAPKKDILEALSVVKKSNNYVTDASTESLRVTAKTTALVNARMPAEICGSRHGTVANRPSLRHVIYPLRGICYLALSSKKSWRRRQAGNYQFLKKKKFKPNRPFFRRNNQARNKGVQKRTWPINKEGPRRTPLHKPAEPQSKHQ; from the exons ATGGACGCACGAAAACTTCAGGATCAG GAGACTTCGGACTTATCCGATAGCTCTAACAGGTCCAGGAGTTGCCTTGTCTGTAAGGTTGTTTTGCCAACTAGCTGGACAAAAGCATCTTGCCAAGGATGTATTACAAAGTTAATTAATGACGAGAATACTGCCTCCTGCAAAGAGTTTATGACTACCATGAGGCATGAAATGGTAGAGACATTtagagcattcagggaaaatctgcCTACAGGGTCAGCTCCTGTGGTACCTCCTGTGGCAGTTATTCCCAAGGAGAATCCTAAGCCACGAAAAGCTCTTGTAAAAACTACAAGACGTTTAATTTcttcagatgaagaagaagaagaggaaatacAGGATGTTCTTCCTGGAGGACAGGTTAACAGGGATTTATCACAGGATGATATGTCAGATCAAAGTGATACGGATGAGAAACTTatgttttcaagattcagatttccgGTGGAAGAGACTGATGAATTAGTGCGGGCTATTCACACTACCTTGAATATTAATCAGACCACTCCCGCTCCTGTGTCCATACATGATAAATTATATTCTGGTATGGATCCCACACCACATTTAAATTTTCCTGTACATCCCTCAACAAAAAACCTAATTAATACGCAATGGAAATACCCAgagaaaaaactttttatttcCAGAGGGTTTAGAAAGCGATTCCCCTTTTCAGAAGAAGATGCAAAACTATGGGAAGGTTGTCCCAAGTTAGACGCAGCGTTCAGTCTAATGAATAGGGAGAATGAACTTGCTTTTGAGGATTTGGGTTTCCTTAAAGACCCAGCAGACAAGAAAATTGATTTGTCACTTAAAAAAGCTTATACAGCAGCAGTAACTAACTTTAAGCCTGCTGCAGCCACCACCTGTGTCTCTAGGACCACTTTATTATGGATAGAGAGGGTGGAAGAATTAGTCAAAACTGATGCTCCTAAAAAGGACATTTTAGAAGCTCTGAGTGTTGTTAAGAAATCTAATAATTATGTTACTGATGCTTCAACAGAGTCACTAAGAGTTACAGCAAAGACAACAGCACTAGTTAATGCCCGCATGCCCGCAGAAATCTGTGGCTCAAGACATGGGACGGTAGCCAATCGTCCAAGTCTAAGGCATGTAATCTACCCTTTACGGGGGATCTGTTATTTGGCCCTCAGCTCCAAGAAGTCTTGGAGAAGACGGCAAGCAGGAAATTATCAATTCCTGAAGAAAAAGAAATTCAAGCCGAATAGGCCCTTTTTTCGCCGCAATAACCAGGCGAGAAATAAAGgggtccaaaaaaggacttggccAATTAATAAGGAAGGGCCTAGGAGGACTCCGCTGCATAAGCCAGCGGAGCCCCAAAGCAAGCACCAGTGa